One window of Bacillus sp. THAF10 genomic DNA carries:
- the fapR gene encoding transcription factor FapR, translating into MRRNKKERQLLLKEKIKDNPFITDEELADFFQVSIQTVRLDRLELNIPELRERIKNVAARTLEKEVRSLPLDEVIGEIIDLQLDDSAISIFDVKGEHVFKRNQIARGHHLFAQANSLAVAVINDELALTAKATIRFTRPVKIGERVVAKATVGKVDKEKGRTTVEVKSSVGNEKVFHGEFEMFRQTSS; encoded by the coding sequence ATGAGAAGAAATAAAAAGGAACGCCAATTACTCTTAAAAGAAAAAATAAAAGATAATCCATTTATTACCGATGAAGAGCTTGCTGATTTTTTTCAAGTTAGCATCCAAACAGTGCGGTTGGATCGGCTAGAATTAAACATTCCAGAGCTTCGGGAAAGAATAAAAAATGTTGCAGCTCGGACGCTTGAAAAAGAGGTTCGCTCTTTGCCTCTAGATGAAGTGATTGGTGAAATTATTGATTTACAATTAGATGACAGCGCGATTTCTATTTTTGATGTAAAGGGTGAACATGTTTTTAAACGAAATCAGATTGCCAGAGGTCATCATCTGTTTGCACAAGCGAATTCACTTGCAGTGGCAGTCATTAATGATGAACTGGCCCTAACTGCCAAAGCGACCATTCGTTTTACCAGACCTGTAAAAATAGGGGAAAGAGTGGTTGCAAAAGCAACAGTTGGCAAAGTGGATAAAGAAAAGGGAAGAACTACTGTCGAAGTAAAAAGCTCAGTAGGAAATGAAAAGGTCTTCCACGGTGAATTTGAAATGTTTCGCCAAACAAGTTCTTAG
- the acpP gene encoding acyl carrier protein produces the protein MADVLERVTKIIVDRLGVDESEVNLDSKFKDDLGADSLDVVELVMELEDEFDMEISDEEAENITTVADAVNYIKANA, from the coding sequence ATGGCAGATGTATTAGAGCGTGTAACAAAGATCATCGTTGATCGTTTAGGAGTTGACGAGTCTGAGGTGAATTTAGATTCTAAATTCAAGGACGATTTAGGTGCAGACTCTCTTGATGTAGTGGAGCTTGTAATGGAACTTGAAGATGAGTTCGATATGGAAATTTCCGATGAGGAAGCTGAAAACATTACAACGGTTGCCGATGCGGTAAACTACATAAAAGCAAACGCATAA
- a CDS encoding thiamine diphosphokinase, translating into MIIQIVAGGPKENIPDLMSFHGEDVLWIGVDCGVSYLLETGITPKKIYGDFDSVSNEQKETILQRFSDAEIFPSEKNETDTEIAINWALKQKPSLIRIFGGTGGRLDHFLANIQLLLKGLEHGSRIEILDIQNRMHVVKEGTYSLCKDSSFPYTSFLPVSRFVLGITLTGFKYPLTNRNIKWGDTLCISNEMVCENGTFSFHEGILMVIRSRDYHSSF; encoded by the coding sequence GTGATCATTCAAATTGTTGCAGGAGGCCCTAAAGAAAACATTCCTGATTTAATGAGCTTTCATGGTGAGGATGTATTATGGATTGGAGTAGATTGCGGAGTTTCTTATCTCCTTGAGACTGGCATAACTCCTAAAAAAATATATGGGGATTTTGATTCTGTCTCAAATGAACAAAAGGAAACAATATTACAGCGCTTTAGTGATGCAGAAATCTTTCCAAGTGAAAAAAACGAAACAGATACGGAAATAGCGATAAATTGGGCTTTAAAGCAAAAGCCTTCGTTGATTAGAATCTTTGGTGGAACAGGAGGAAGGCTAGATCACTTCCTTGCAAACATTCAGCTACTACTAAAAGGTTTGGAACATGGGAGTAGAATCGAGATTCTAGATATTCAAAATCGCATGCATGTAGTAAAAGAGGGAACGTACTCATTGTGTAAAGATTCTTCCTTCCCTTATACCTCCTTTCTTCCTGTTAGCAGGTTTGTTTTAGGAATTACACTAACAGGCTTTAAATATCCTTTAACAAACAGGAATATTAAATGGGGAGATACACTATGTATTAGTAATGAAATGGTTTGTGAAAATGGTACTTTTTCATTTCATGAAGGCATATTAATGGTGATAAGGAGCCGTGATTATCATTCATCATTTTAA
- the sdaAA gene encoding L-serine ammonia-lyase, iron-sulfur-dependent, subunit alpha, translating into MFRNVAELIELADSSNKKISEIMIEQEMEFTGKSREDILHQMDKNLEIMEQAVAKGLEGVRSVSGLTGGDAVLLQQYIEKGKFLTGKNILDAVSKAVATNEVNAAMGTICATPTAGSAGVVPGTLFAVKDVLNPTREQMIDFLFTSGAFGFVVANNASISGAAGGCQAEVGSASGMAAAAIVEMAGGTPDQSAHAMAITLKNMLGLVCDPVAGLVEVPCVKRNAMGAANAMVAADMALAGIKSTIPCDEVIDAMYKIGQTMPTALKETAQGGLAATPTGRELEAKIFGVPLQKGD; encoded by the coding sequence ATGTTTCGTAATGTCGCAGAATTAATTGAATTAGCAGATAGCAGCAATAAAAAAATCTCGGAAATTATGATTGAACAAGAAATGGAATTCACCGGAAAAAGTAGAGAAGATATCTTGCATCAAATGGATAAAAATCTTGAAATTATGGAGCAGGCTGTCGCCAAGGGCTTAGAAGGTGTAAGATCTGTTTCTGGTTTAACTGGTGGAGATGCAGTTCTACTACAGCAATATATTGAAAAGGGAAAATTTCTTACAGGTAAAAACATTCTGGATGCGGTTAGCAAAGCGGTTGCCACAAATGAAGTAAATGCCGCGATGGGGACAATTTGTGCTACTCCTACTGCAGGATCAGCTGGGGTTGTTCCTGGTACACTCTTTGCGGTCAAAGATGTGTTGAACCCAACTAGAGAACAGATGATTGATTTTCTCTTTACTTCTGGAGCTTTTGGATTTGTAGTTGCAAACAACGCTTCCATCTCCGGTGCTGCAGGAGGCTGTCAGGCAGAAGTTGGTTCGGCCTCTGGTATGGCGGCTGCTGCAATTGTGGAAATGGCTGGTGGGACGCCAGATCAAAGCGCACACGCAATGGCCATTACATTAAAGAACATGCTTGGCTTAGTATGTGATCCTGTAGCAGGTCTTGTAGAAGTGCCATGTGTAAAACGAAATGCCATGGGTGCGGCAAATGCAATGGTTGCAGCAGATATGGCTTTAGCGGGAATAAAGAGCACCATTCCATGTGATGAGGTAATTGATGCCATGTACAAAATTGGCCAGACAATGCCTACTGCACTAAAAGAAACTGCACAAGGAGGGTTGGCGGCAACACCAACTGGTCGCGAGCTTGAAGCGAAAATCTTTGGTGTTCCATTACAAAAAGGTGACTAA
- a CDS encoding DAK2 domain-containing protein, with product MSIKVLNGKRFAQMIIQGANHLSNNAKTVDALNVFPVPDGDTGTNMNLSITSGAKEVKNNVTEHIGKVGSALAKGLLMGARGNSGVILSQLFRGFSKHIEAKDTITSKDFASALEAGVQTAYKAVMKPVEGTILTVAKDAAKKAVEVAKNEDDIIVLMEETLKEANASLKRTPDLLPVLKEVGVVDSGGQGLVFIYEGFLAELKGERIEDIVPKTSMNELVNAEHHKNVHSAINTEDIEFGYCTEFMVKFEENKQPFTEEDFRNDLSQFGDSLLVIADDEIVKVHIHAEQPGDVLTYGQRYGSLINLKIENMREQHSNLLFEEDAYPTPKPEAKQRREKFGIITVAMGEGISELFKSIGARAVIEGGQTMNPSTEDILKAVEEVNADNVIILPNNSNIVMAAKQAAEVAGKHVAVVESKTVPQGMAAILAFNPTGELEDNVSLMKDALSTVKTGQITFAVRDTNIDGVEIQKDDFMGIADGKILLTNKNKKEAAKQLLNEMMDEDAEILTVIYGEDVSEEDADELVSELEEAYPDAEIEVHNGKQPLYSFIFSVE from the coding sequence GTGTCAATTAAAGTTTTAAATGGAAAACGTTTTGCACAAATGATTATTCAGGGTGCAAATCATTTATCAAACAACGCAAAAACGGTGGATGCGTTGAATGTCTTTCCTGTTCCGGATGGAGATACGGGAACGAACATGAATCTTTCTATCACTTCAGGAGCGAAAGAAGTGAAAAACAATGTGACAGAGCATATTGGTAAGGTAGGATCTGCACTTGCGAAGGGTTTACTTATGGGTGCGCGTGGAAACTCTGGTGTAATTCTTTCTCAATTGTTCAGAGGCTTCTCTAAACATATCGAAGCAAAGGATACAATCACAAGCAAAGATTTTGCTTCTGCTTTGGAAGCTGGTGTTCAAACGGCATATAAAGCTGTCATGAAGCCAGTAGAGGGAACGATTCTAACGGTTGCAAAAGATGCTGCTAAAAAAGCAGTGGAAGTGGCTAAAAACGAAGATGATATTATCGTATTAATGGAAGAAACGTTAAAAGAAGCGAATGCATCCTTAAAGCGTACGCCAGATTTATTACCTGTTCTTAAAGAAGTTGGGGTAGTTGATAGTGGTGGACAAGGTCTTGTTTTTATTTATGAAGGTTTCCTTGCTGAGCTTAAAGGAGAACGTATAGAGGATATTGTTCCAAAAACTTCGATGAATGAGCTTGTGAACGCCGAACACCATAAAAACGTTCATTCCGCTATTAACACGGAAGATATTGAGTTTGGTTACTGTACGGAATTTATGGTGAAGTTTGAAGAAAATAAACAACCATTTACAGAGGAAGACTTCCGTAATGATTTATCTCAGTTTGGTGATTCTTTACTTGTCATTGCCGATGATGAAATTGTAAAGGTACACATTCATGCTGAACAGCCCGGTGATGTTCTTACTTATGGCCAAAGGTATGGTAGCTTAATCAACCTGAAAATTGAGAATATGAGAGAACAACATAGCAACCTGCTGTTTGAAGAAGATGCTTATCCAACTCCTAAGCCAGAAGCTAAGCAAAGGCGTGAAAAGTTTGGCATCATTACTGTGGCAATGGGAGAAGGTATCTCTGAATTGTTCAAAAGCATCGGAGCGAGAGCTGTCATTGAGGGCGGCCAAACGATGAATCCAAGTACAGAGGATATTCTAAAAGCAGTTGAGGAAGTGAATGCTGACAATGTCATCATTCTTCCTAACAACAGTAACATTGTGATGGCAGCAAAACAGGCAGCTGAGGTTGCTGGGAAACATGTTGCGGTAGTCGAAAGTAAAACAGTTCCTCAAGGAATGGCAGCTATTCTTGCCTTCAATCCTACCGGAGAATTAGAAGACAATGTTAGTTTGATGAAGGATGCTTTAAGCACAGTGAAAACAGGTCAAATTACTTTCGCTGTCAGAGACACTAACATTGACGGTGTGGAGATCCAAAAGGATGACTTTATGGGGATTGCTGATGGAAAAATCCTTTTGACGAACAAAAACAAAAAAGAAGCGGCAAAACAGCTGCTTAACGAAATGATGGATGAAGACGCAGAGATCCTTACCGTAATTTATGGAGAGGATGTATCAGAAGAGGATGCTGACGAGCTTGTAAGTGAGCTTGAAGAAGCGTACCCTGATGCTGAAATAGAAGTTCATAATGGAAAGCAACCATTATATTCCTTTATTTTTTCTGTTGAGTAA
- the plsX gene encoding phosphate acyltransferase PlsX — MRIAIDAMGGDHAPKSVVEGVMQAVEKYTDVSFTLVGNETEIRKYLTKDTNISILHTEEVISGDEEPVRAVRRKKNSSMVLMAKEVKEGRADGCISAGNTGALMTAGLLIVGRIKGIERPALSPTFPTVDGKGFVMLDVGANADAKPEHLFQYALMGSIYAEKVRGIKAPRIGLLNVGTEDKKGNELTKAAFEFIKESGVVHFIGNVEARDLLNGVADVVVTDGFTGNITLKAIEGTALSVFDMLKEVLTSDLKSKLAAAVLKPKLKSIKNKMDYSEYGGAALFGLKAPVVKAHGSSDENAIFNAIRQTREMLETNMVGTISETIEKMEFVTSEENGGE, encoded by the coding sequence ATGAGGATTGCTATTGACGCAATGGGAGGCGACCATGCACCAAAATCAGTTGTGGAAGGTGTCATGCAAGCCGTTGAAAAATACACGGATGTTTCGTTTACACTCGTTGGCAATGAAACAGAAATTCGCAAATACTTAACAAAAGATACAAATATAAGCATTTTACATACAGAAGAAGTTATTTCAGGTGATGAAGAGCCAGTAAGAGCCGTTCGTCGCAAAAAAAATTCATCCATGGTTTTAATGGCCAAAGAAGTGAAAGAGGGTCGTGCTGATGGATGTATATCTGCCGGTAACACAGGAGCTTTAATGACGGCGGGTTTGTTAATTGTTGGTCGCATAAAAGGAATAGAACGACCGGCACTATCTCCAACTTTCCCTACTGTTGATGGAAAAGGGTTTGTTATGCTTGATGTGGGGGCGAATGCAGATGCTAAGCCTGAGCATTTATTCCAGTATGCACTGATGGGTTCTATTTATGCTGAAAAAGTTCGAGGAATAAAGGCTCCTCGTATCGGACTTTTAAACGTTGGCACAGAGGACAAAAAAGGAAATGAGTTAACGAAAGCTGCATTTGAGTTTATAAAAGAATCTGGTGTTGTTCATTTTATTGGAAACGTAGAAGCAAGAGATCTGTTAAATGGTGTAGCAGATGTTGTGGTCACCGATGGATTTACTGGAAACATAACCTTAAAGGCGATTGAAGGAACAGCACTATCTGTTTTTGATATGCTCAAAGAAGTGCTTACCAGTGATTTGAAAAGTAAGCTTGCAGCAGCGGTACTAAAACCAAAGCTGAAGAGCATTAAAAATAAAATGGATTACTCAGAATATGGCGGTGCTGCCCTTTTTGGCCTAAAGGCACCTGTTGTAAAAGCGCATGGATCCTCAGATGAAAATGCTATTTTCAATGCAATCAGGCAAACGAGAGAAATGCTAGAAACAAATATGGTAGGAACAATTTCCGAAACTATCGAAAAGATGGAGTTTGTTACATCTGAAGAGAATGGGGGAGAATGA
- the fabG gene encoding 3-oxoacyl-[acyl-carrier-protein] reductase translates to MLKGKTAVVTGASRGIGRAIALELAQLGANVVVNYSGSEAKAQEVVEAIQELGGNAFSFRANVGNMEEVQAMMKEAVARFETIDILVNNAGITRDNLLMRMKDDEWDDVININLKGVFNATKAVTRQMMKQRSGRIINIASIVGVMGNAGQANYVAAKAGVIGLTKTTARELASRHITVNAIAPGFITTDMTDKLTEEVKSEMLKQIPLARFGDAKDIASVVSFLASENSGYITGQTIHVDGGMVM, encoded by the coding sequence ATGCTTAAAGGAAAAACAGCTGTGGTGACCGGAGCATCCCGAGGAATTGGACGTGCCATTGCCCTTGAGCTAGCACAACTTGGCGCTAATGTGGTTGTCAATTACTCAGGAAGTGAAGCGAAAGCACAGGAAGTGGTAGAAGCGATACAAGAACTTGGAGGTAACGCGTTTTCCTTCCGTGCAAACGTTGGAAATATGGAAGAAGTTCAAGCTATGATGAAGGAAGCAGTAGCTAGATTTGAAACCATTGATATTTTAGTTAATAATGCAGGTATTACTAGAGATAACCTGTTAATGCGTATGAAAGATGATGAATGGGATGATGTAATTAACATTAATCTTAAAGGCGTCTTTAACGCTACAAAAGCAGTAACCCGTCAAATGATGAAGCAGCGCTCTGGGCGAATCATTAATATTGCGTCTATCGTTGGAGTAATGGGGAATGCAGGTCAAGCCAACTATGTTGCTGCAAAAGCAGGTGTGATCGGACTAACTAAAACAACTGCTCGAGAACTTGCATCTCGCCACATTACGGTGAATGCAATCGCACCAGGCTTTATCACTACAGACATGACGGACAAACTAACAGAGGAAGTAAAATCGGAAATGCTAAAGCAAATTCCTTTAGCAAGATTTGGAGATGCTAAGGACATTGCTTCTGTTGTGTCTTTCTTAGCTTCTGAGAACAGTGGATATATTACTGGTCAAACCATCCATGTAGATGGTGGAATGGTGATGTAA
- the sdaAB gene encoding L-serine ammonia-lyase, iron-sulfur-dependent subunit beta, whose amino-acid sequence MKYRSVFDIIGPIMIGPSSSHTAGAARIGRVARSLFGRQPKWANIYFYGSFAKTYKGHGTDVAIVGGILDFDTFDERIKTSLHIADSLEMTVSFHEEEAITDHPNTAKVIIGDDQGELELVGISIGGGKIEIIELNGFALKLSGNHPAILVVHDDRYGAIAGVANVLAKFAINIGHMEVSRKERGKKALMTIEVDQNIDEHVLEELSSLPNITQVTKIVD is encoded by the coding sequence ATGAAATATAGAAGTGTATTTGATATAATTGGGCCTATCATGATTGGTCCCTCAAGCTCCCATACAGCTGGAGCAGCCAGAATTGGAAGAGTTGCTAGAAGTCTATTCGGAAGGCAGCCCAAGTGGGCAAACATTTACTTTTATGGCTCATTTGCAAAAACATATAAGGGTCATGGAACAGATGTAGCAATTGTCGGAGGGATTCTAGATTTTGATACGTTTGACGAACGCATAAAGACCTCTTTGCACATAGCAGATTCTTTAGAAATGACGGTTTCTTTTCATGAAGAAGAAGCCATAACCGACCATCCAAATACTGCTAAAGTTATTATTGGAGATGATCAAGGTGAACTTGAGCTTGTTGGTATTTCCATTGGTGGAGGGAAGATTGAAATTATTGAATTAAACGGCTTTGCACTTAAACTTTCAGGTAATCACCCGGCAATATTAGTTGTTCATGACGATCGATATGGTGCCATCGCAGGAGTAGCAAATGTGTTGGCGAAGTTTGCCATTAATATCGGCCATATGGAAGTGTCAAGAAAAGAAAGAGGAAAAAAAGCATTAATGACCATTGAAGTGGATCAAAATATTGATGAGCATGTGTTAGAAGAGCTATCCTCTCTTCCAAACATCACGCAGGTTACTAAAATAGTTGATTAA
- the recG gene encoding ATP-dependent DNA helicase RecG, giving the protein MTNLSVLPITTIKGVGEETAASLQTMGIFTVEDLLLYFPYRYEDYRLRDISEVKHDEKVTVEGKVHGEPSLMYYARKKSRLTFRVFVGRFLVKAICFNRPYFKNKININDTVTITGKWDQHRQTITVSEIHFGPFLKEREVEPVYSVKGNITVKQMRKFIANGLSLYGEQLESRLPHLLLQKYKLPSKQECVKALHNPENQSMLKHARRYFVYEEFLFFQLKIQALRKYKREQSKGIGHSFPVKRLEQFISSLPFPLTGAQQRVWNEIQNDLVAPYRMNRLLQGDVGSGKTVIAAISLYAVYLAGRQGALMVPTEILAEQHAQSLTKLFAETPVQIRLLTSSVKGKKRREILEEIQLGRVDILVGTHALIQDEVNFANLGMVITDEQHRFGVEQRRVLREKGENPDVLFMTATPIPRTLAITAFGEMDVSVIDEMPAGRKAIETYWAKHQMIDRVLSFVEKELLKGRQAYVICPLIEESEKLDVQNAIDVHDMLTHYYREKWKIGLMHGRLSSEEKEKVMEAFSSNDVQLLVSTTVVEVGVNVPNATIMVIYDAERFGLSQLHQLRGRVGRGSHQSYCILLADPKTEVGKERMKIMTETNDGFLLSEKDLELRGPGDFFGKKQSGVPEFKVADMVHDYRALEVARQDAHDLLYSDSFWHDEEYEGLRDLITTSGILDGDKLD; this is encoded by the coding sequence GTGACTAATTTATCTGTCCTTCCAATTACAACGATTAAAGGTGTGGGAGAGGAAACAGCCGCTTCCCTTCAAACAATGGGTATTTTTACGGTAGAAGATCTTCTTTTGTATTTTCCGTACAGATACGAGGATTATCGTTTAAGAGATATATCGGAAGTCAAGCATGATGAGAAAGTAACAGTAGAGGGGAAGGTTCACGGTGAGCCTTCTCTTATGTATTATGCAAGAAAAAAATCGCGATTAACGTTCAGAGTGTTTGTGGGTAGATTTTTAGTAAAGGCCATCTGCTTTAACAGACCTTACTTTAAAAATAAAATAAATATTAATGATACGGTAACCATTACTGGAAAATGGGATCAGCATCGCCAGACCATCACTGTTTCTGAGATTCATTTTGGACCTTTCTTAAAGGAACGGGAAGTGGAGCCCGTATATTCCGTTAAAGGAAATATTACCGTTAAACAGATGAGAAAATTCATTGCCAATGGACTATCATTATACGGGGAACAGCTTGAAAGCAGGTTGCCACACTTATTGTTACAAAAATATAAACTTCCGTCTAAGCAGGAGTGTGTCAAAGCTTTACACAACCCTGAAAATCAAAGCATGCTAAAACATGCAAGAAGGTATTTTGTATATGAAGAATTTCTTTTTTTTCAATTAAAAATTCAGGCATTAAGAAAATATAAACGTGAGCAATCGAAGGGCATAGGACATTCCTTTCCTGTGAAAAGGTTAGAGCAATTCATTTCATCGCTTCCTTTTCCGTTGACCGGAGCGCAACAGAGAGTGTGGAATGAAATTCAGAATGACTTAGTAGCTCCGTATCGAATGAATCGGTTGCTGCAAGGTGATGTTGGTTCAGGAAAAACCGTTATTGCAGCTATTAGCCTTTATGCAGTATATCTGGCAGGACGTCAAGGAGCATTAATGGTTCCGACAGAAATTTTAGCAGAACAGCATGCTCAATCCTTAACAAAGCTTTTTGCTGAAACACCCGTTCAGATAAGATTACTAACAAGCTCTGTTAAAGGGAAAAAAAGAAGAGAAATATTAGAAGAAATACAGCTTGGTAGAGTGGATATTTTAGTAGGCACACATGCACTGATTCAAGATGAGGTGAATTTCGCCAATTTAGGCATGGTTATCACCGATGAACAGCACCGATTTGGTGTAGAGCAACGTAGGGTCCTTCGGGAAAAAGGGGAAAACCCTGATGTGCTATTTATGACAGCTACACCTATCCCTAGAACCCTAGCTATCACTGCTTTTGGTGAAATGGATGTATCGGTTATCGATGAAATGCCTGCAGGAAGAAAAGCGATTGAAACGTATTGGGCGAAGCATCAAATGATTGATCGAGTGCTTAGCTTTGTGGAAAAAGAACTGCTTAAAGGAAGACAAGCCTATGTGATTTGTCCGCTAATAGAAGAATCAGAAAAGCTGGATGTCCAAAATGCCATTGATGTGCATGATATGCTGACACACTATTACCGGGAAAAATGGAAAATTGGATTAATGCATGGTCGTCTTTCCTCAGAAGAGAAGGAAAAGGTGATGGAGGCGTTTTCCAGTAACGACGTACAGCTTCTGGTATCCACCACTGTTGTAGAAGTTGGGGTAAATGTACCGAATGCCACCATCATGGTCATTTATGATGCCGAGCGGTTTGGACTGTCACAACTTCATCAGCTTCGGGGAAGAGTTGGTCGAGGCAGTCATCAATCCTACTGCATCCTGCTAGCTGACCCGAAAACGGAAGTAGGGAAAGAACGTATGAAAATCATGACGGAAACGAACGACGGCTTTTTGTTATCAGAAAAAGATCTAGAGTTGCGTGGCCCTGGTGACTTTTTCGGTAAAAAGCAAAGTGGAGTACCAGAATTCAAAGTCGCAGACATGGTACATGATTATCGTGCTCTAGAAGTCGCAAGACAGGATGCGCACGACCTTCTCTACTCTGATTCCTTTTGGCACGATGAAGAATACGAAGGACTGCGTGATTTAATTACCACTTCCGGTATCCTTGATGGAGATAAATTAGATTAA
- a CDS encoding Asp23/Gls24 family envelope stress response protein translates to MSIELKTSYGQIDISNDVIATIAGGAAVDCYGIVGMASKSQLKDGLSEILRKENFTKGVIVRQEEDLLHIDMYIIVSYGTKISEVAHNVQTKVKYTLNQMLGLSVDSLNIYVQGVRVTNP, encoded by the coding sequence ATGTCCATCGAACTAAAAACATCTTATGGTCAAATAGATATTTCTAACGATGTCATTGCTACAATTGCAGGTGGAGCTGCAGTAGATTGTTATGGAATTGTCGGTATGGCTTCTAAAAGTCAATTGAAAGATGGGTTATCTGAAATTTTACGTAAAGAAAATTTCACAAAAGGTGTGATTGTACGCCAAGAGGAAGATCTGTTACATATAGATATGTACATTATTGTAAGCTATGGAACGAAAATTTCCGAGGTGGCGCATAATGTGCAAACAAAAGTAAAATATACCTTAAACCAAATGCTCGGTCTTTCCGTAGACTCATTAAATATATATGTTCAGGGAGTTCGAGTGACGAACCCGTAA
- the rpmB gene encoding 50S ribosomal protein L28, with translation MARKCVITGKKTGSGNARSHAMNSTRRKWGANLQKVRILIDGKPKRVYVSARALKSGKVERV, from the coding sequence ATGGCACGTAAATGTGTAATTACAGGTAAAAAGACTGGTTCTGGAAACGCACGTTCTCACGCAATGAACTCTACTCGTCGTAAATGGGGCGCAAACCTTCAAAAAGTTCGCATTCTAATTGACGGTAAGCCTAAGCGTGTATACGTTTCTGCAAGAGCTTTAAAATCAGGTAAAGTAGAACGCGTATAA
- the fabD gene encoding ACP S-malonyltransferase: MGKVAFVFPGQGSQSVGMAQELSTSYQEVQAIVNKADEKLGFGLSTLMFEGPQEELTLTYNAQPALLTSSIAILQKLTDAGIKADFTAGHSLGEYSALVAAGAISFEDAVYTVHMRGKYMEEAVPAGEGSMAAVLGLEEALLQEACDEATDNTGPVQLANLNCPGQIVISGSAAGVAAASELAKEKGAKRVIPLVVSGPFHSSLMKPAASKLEDTLSMIQIFDPVIPVIANVDAEPVVSQVEIKSKLVEQLYSPVRWEQSVEKMLELGVDTFVEVGQGKVLAGLIKKVNRKVTVLPVYDKETLQKAVEHFNGGAENA, translated from the coding sequence ATGGGAAAGGTAGCATTTGTTTTTCCAGGGCAAGGCTCTCAAAGTGTAGGAATGGCGCAAGAGCTTTCCACATCGTATCAAGAAGTACAAGCAATTGTTAATAAAGCAGACGAAAAACTGGGGTTTGGACTTTCCACTTTAATGTTTGAGGGACCTCAAGAGGAATTAACCTTAACTTATAACGCTCAGCCTGCCTTGCTTACTTCTAGTATCGCTATTTTACAAAAGCTTACTGATGCTGGTATCAAAGCTGATTTTACAGCAGGTCATAGTCTTGGAGAGTATTCAGCACTCGTTGCAGCTGGTGCTATTAGCTTTGAAGATGCAGTGTATACGGTTCACATGCGCGGAAAATACATGGAAGAAGCCGTTCCAGCAGGAGAAGGCTCCATGGCAGCGGTTCTTGGTCTTGAGGAAGCTTTATTGCAAGAGGCTTGTGACGAAGCTACGGATAATACAGGGCCTGTACAGCTTGCAAATCTTAACTGTCCAGGGCAAATTGTTATTTCAGGATCTGCTGCAGGAGTGGCAGCTGCATCCGAGCTGGCAAAGGAAAAAGGGGCAAAACGAGTGATACCTTTAGTGGTAAGTGGACCTTTCCATTCAAGTTTAATGAAGCCAGCAGCTTCAAAGCTTGAGGATACACTGTCCATGATTCAAATTTTCGACCCTGTTATTCCTGTTATCGCAAATGTGGATGCAGAACCAGTTGTCTCCCAAGTGGAAATTAAATCAAAGCTAGTCGAACAGCTTTATTCCCCTGTCCGATGGGAGCAATCTGTGGAAAAGATGCTGGAACTTGGAGTGGACACTTTTGTAGAAGTTGGCCAAGGGAAGGTGCTTGCTGGTCTTATTAAAAAGGTGAACAGGAAGGTAACCGTCCTCCCTGTTTATGATAAGGAAACGTTACAAAAAGCAGTGGAACATTTTAATGGGGGTGCAGAAAATGCTTAA
- the spoVM gene encoding stage V sporulation protein SpoVM, with protein sequence MKFYTIKLPRFLGGIIRAMLGSFKKE encoded by the coding sequence ATGAAGTTTTATACAATTAAATTACCAAGGTTTTTAGGCGGCATCATTCGTGCAATGCTTGGGTCGTTTAAAAAAGAGTAG